In Brevinema andersonii, a genomic segment contains:
- a CDS encoding rhodanese-like domain-containing protein — protein sequence MFSKVFHPSARFLTEEEFFKLPQDSILVIDVRTPFEFAGDHLEIARNIPYAGIMSDNHNLPKDKIIVCYCNHGNRAGNSAEHLSKQGYQAYLISGMAHFSDSFIKKCKKIGKNYE from the coding sequence ATGTTTTCAAAAGTTTTTCATCCGTCAGCCCGCTTTCTGACAGAAGAAGAATTTTTCAAACTTCCCCAAGATTCAATTTTAGTTATTGATGTACGAACACCATTTGAATTTGCAGGGGATCATCTAGAGATTGCCCGAAATATTCCTTATGCGGGCATTATGTCTGACAACCATAATCTTCCCAAGGATAAGATAATTGTTTGCTACTGCAACCACGGCAACAGAGCTGGAAATTCTGCAGAACATTTGAGCAAGCAGGGGTATCAAGCATATCTCATCAGCGGAATGGCTCATTTTTCCGATTCGTTCATCAAAAAATGTAAAAAAATAGGTAAAAACTATGAATAA
- the rpiB gene encoding ribose 5-phosphate isomerase B, translating into MNNPIITLGCDHAGFLLKEEIKKWLLNNNYTVVDCGTYSTESVDYVDYVYPAVKKIIEKEADFSIVICGTGLGASYAANKVHGIRAALCQDEFSAKLSRLHNNANVLALGGRILAPAKAIDLVDIWLNTPFEGGRHQARIQKLHEIEEYECTNPFKNKSN; encoded by the coding sequence ATGAATAATCCCATTATAACTTTAGGATGCGATCATGCAGGCTTTTTACTTAAAGAAGAAATAAAAAAATGGCTTCTCAACAACAATTACACAGTTGTTGATTGCGGTACTTACTCTACAGAAAGTGTTGATTATGTTGATTATGTTTATCCTGCCGTAAAAAAAATTATCGAAAAAGAAGCTGATTTTTCTATCGTGATATGCGGAACAGGCTTGGGAGCAAGCTATGCAGCCAATAAAGTACATGGCATTAGAGCTGCATTATGTCAGGACGAGTTTTCTGCAAAATTATCACGTCTTCATAATAATGCAAATGTTTTGGCGCTTGGAGGCAGAATTCTTGCACCTGCAAAAGCAATTGATCTAGTAGACATATGGTTGAATACACCTTTTGAAGGGGGAAGGCATCAAGCACGGATCCAAAAATTACACGAAATAGAAGAATATGAATGTACCAATCCCTTCAAGAATAAGTCCAACTGA